The Bacteroides ovatus genomic interval CCGGAACCATTCCATCCAGTGTTAACCAAGTATGCTTTAGCACCAGTCATCTCCATCTTCTTAACCAGTTCTTCTGCATATTTAGTCGGATGCAATGACAAGAAAGCAGCACCGAAGCAAGCAGAGAATGTCGGAGTCGGTTCAGTGATACCACGTTCTGTACCAGCCAATTTAGCTGTAAATCCAGACAAGAAGTAGTATTGAGCCTGTGCCGGGTTCAAGATAGATACTGGAGGCAATACACCGAATGCATCAGCAGACAAGAAGATAACTTGTTTTGCGTGAGGACCTTTAGACACCGGTTTAACGATGTTTTCGATGTGATAGATAGGATAAGAAACACGAGTGTTTTCAGTCACGCTCTTATCTGTGAAATCAATCTTACCGTTAGCATCAACAGTTACGTTTTCAAGCAAAGCGTCACGTTTGATAGCATTGTAGATATCCGGTTCACTTTCTTTATCCAGGTTGATAACCTTAGCGTAGCAACCACCTTCGTAGTTGAATACACCTTCGTTATCCCATCCGTGTTCGTCGTCACCGATCAATTTACGTTTCGGGTCAGTAGACAAAGTAGTCTTACCTGTACCAGACAGACCGAAGAAGATAGCAGAGCTAGTTCCTTCCATATCGGTGTTAGCAGAGCAGTGCATAGAAGCGATACCACGAAGCGGGTTCATGTAGTTCATGATAGAGAACATACCTTTCTTCATTTCACCACCGTACCAAGTATTCAGGATTACTTGTTCTTTAGTCTTCAGGTTGAATACTGTAGCAGTTTCAGAGTTCAAGCCCAGTTCTTTGTAGTTGTCAACTTTTGCTTTAGAAGCATTGAAACATACGAAATCAGGTTCTCCGTAGTTAGCAAGTTCTTCAGCAGTCGGGCGGATGAACATGTTAGTTACGAAGTGAGCCTGCCAAGCTACTTCCATGATGAAACGTACTTTCATACGAGTAGCTTCGTTAGCACCACAGAAAGTATCAACAACGAACAAACGTTTGCCGGAAAGTTGTTTTACAGCTTTAGCTTTCAAGTCAGCCCAAGCTTCTTCAGTACATGGTTTGTTGTCGTTTTTGTAATCTTCAGAAGTCCACCATACAGAATCAGCAGAAGCTTCATTCTTAACGAAGAATTTATCTTTAGGAGAACGACCGGTATAGATACCTGTCATCACGTTCACAGCGCCTAATTCAGTTACTTGACCTTTTTCAAAGCCTTCCAGACTCGGTTTTGTTTCTTCAGCGAACAAAACATCATAAGACGGATTGTGCAAAATCTCGGTCACACCTGTGATGCCGTACTTGCTTAAATCTAAATTTGCCATTTTCTTTGAATTAATTAAAATTGGTATTTTGTTTTCTATCTCTTTTCACCTTAACATGGGGAGCTTTGGATAGCCCCTTGTAAATCCGGCTACAAAAGTAATACTTTCTTTGGAAAGGAAGAAGGTATTAGAGAAATTTTTCCCTAATTGAAACTCTTTTATAAATTCCTAACAATATCTGCAAACTGAATATTGCAATTTGAAAGATTATCGTTTACTTTGCAAGTCAGTATGCTAGCAATGCTGTGAAAATGAGATTAAAATCTGATTAAAAAATAATATGAAAGTAATTGATTTTGGCCAAACTAATTCGATTCTAAACCAGTACATATCCGAAATTAGAAATGTAGAAGTTCAGAACGACCGCCTGCGTTTCCGCCGTAACATCGAACGGATCGGAGAAATCATGGCTTATGAAATGAGTAAAGAGTTTAAATACTCGGTAAAGAACATCCAGACACCACTGGGAATCGCTCCGGTCAGTACACCGGACAACAATTTAGTAATCAGTACGATCCTGCGTGCTGGTCTGCCTTTCCATCAAGGTTTCCTTAGCTATTTCGACGGGGCGGAGAATGCGTTTGTTTCCGCTTACCGCAAATATAAAGATACGCTAAAATTCGATATACATATAGAATATATCGCTTCTCCCCGCATTGATGACAAAACGCTGATTATCACCGACCCTATGCTGGCAACAGGAGGGAGTATGGAACTTAGTTACCAGGCAATGCTGACCAAAGGACACCCTGCCGAAATTCATGTTGCTTCGATTATCGCCAGCCAAAAGGCTATCGATCATATAAAGAATGTATTTCCTGAAGACAAGACAACAATCTGGTGCGCAGCCATCGATCCCGAACTCAACGAACATTCTTACATTGTTCCGGGACTGGGCGATGCAGGCGATCTTGCCTATGGTGAAAAAGAATAAACGTTTAAAGATTCTTCCGATATTGCTGCGGTGAAACCCCAACCTGCTTCTTAAAGAACGTACCGAAATAAGAAGCATTGGGGAAGCCGAAGGCATTTGAAATCTCCTGAATATCTTTCTGCGTATTTTTAAGCAATGAGATGCTCTTACGAATGATAGCTTTGAATACAAGTTCCTGCACGGTATATCCGCAGATACTCTTAGAAACGGCAGAAAGATATTTAGGAGACAAACACAATTTATCCGCATAAAACTCAACACCCCGTTCCTGCATATAATATTTTTCGATTAACTGGATCAAGTGAATAAAGACTTCGTTTTTGCGTCCTCCCACTTCCCGCCCGTCATTGACGAGTTTGCGATTATAAATAGAACAAATCCTGTACGTCAATGCAAGTAGAAGTAATTTCTGCTCATAAAGTTTAAATGAATTTTCTTCCGACTGTAACACATTGTCCAATAAGGACATATACTTTACGATCTCTTCTTCCTCACCAGTAGACCATACACAAGAAGGTTCTTCGGGAGTAAGGCGGGAATACATATACATGGAAACAACCAGATTCCCCATAATATCCCGGATCGGTTCTATCTGATAAATCAAAATCCGCACCTCCATGTCTTCCGACTCTTGCAAAACCTGAAACTCGCCGTCTTCGGGAATAAACAAACTTTCGCCTGCTCCTGCGAAATGCTTTTTCTGATTAAGCGAAAACTGGAAATTACCCTGGTGGCAAATAATCAGCCCCAGTCCTTTCATTTGAAAAGGTTTCTTCAGTGAGGGTGGAAAATTTACAAATATCCCTTCGGAGCTACATATATTTTTCCCACTTAACAAATCGCGTTCAAACTGCAATAAACGATCTTGTCCGCTATCCATCATACTAATATATTAACAGATCATTATCAAAAACGACGCTAAGTTAGCAATTTTCGTTTAGGATAAGGAACAACGAGCACAAATATCATACAAATTAACCCACCATAAATTGTCCATCCCGCCATCTCTTTGAGTGCAGAGAGCGTGGCCTGCACCTGAATACGCCCTTTGGTAGATATAGCAGCCATGTTACGGGCTTCCGTCTCACTCTTACCCTGATATTTCATACCTTGTACCGTACCAAGGAAGGAAGTGGAAGCATCCGGATTAAGCAGGTCCACATTTTGCGCATAACGGGTTATATAGTGTTGTTGCCGCTCCTGCAAAACATTTGTATAAATTGCTCCGCCAATACTCGGTCCCACAACCATACGCACAGTAAGCATAATACAGATCCAGGTGGAAAGATATTTAAAAGGCATACGTTGATTGGCATAAGCAGCCGTCAGCGCATACAGAATCATCATGCCTGTAGCACGGATGATAACTGCATATTTCAGACGCTCGTAAACTCCTGCTGTCTGTACCTCGAAATACATGAAAACAGCTGATAAAGACAGGAAGAAGAATCCCATCGCAAACAGATACTTAAAATGTAATCCTTTACCTCCCAACACCATAGCAACCACGGCACCAATAGCATAACCTACCATACACCAATTACCTAATGAAGCATTTTGCAGATTATCGAGATGCATCCCCACTCCTGCAAACACATTGACAAACATAGCACTGGAGTTTATCACCATCAATAATAAATAAAGTAATGCTCCCATACGTATAGTACGCAGTTTGAACGCATCCAGCAAAACATAAGGCGACCGGCGCGTTACGTCCATATATAGAAAAATTCCCGCAAACAGAATACTTACAGCTGTCGCCCAACGGATAGATTCGTCATCATACCAGTCGAGTACTTTTCCATAAACCAGCACATACGTGAGACAAGTCAGCGAGATGCAAAATGCAGTGACATTGCCGAACTTACGGAAATTAATAGGAAACCTTCCGGGAAACTTATAATTCGGCATGGTAATAAACAAGAGCAAAATAGAGATCAGGAGAATCCCCATCATAAAGTAATACACATATTTCCACTCATATTCAAAGGACAGCCAAGCCGTCAATGCTGTGCCCGACTGTCCCAGAATCATAAAAAACAGATAAACAGCCGGCTGACTCACACATCTTTCAATGTCCAATTTATTCCAACCGACAGTATCTTTCGGCTCCAACCCCGGAGTAATATTGCGGGTAGCTTCCATTCCACCCGCATACCAAATGAGTGTGAACAGATTGACCATCATCAGTACCATACGCAAGAAACCCGTCAGAAGACTACAAAGCGCCAACAGAAAAACGCTGTCTGTCTTTGCACAGATATAACTGAATATATACATGAACGCAAACCCGACAATACACATCATCTTCTCCCGCCGTACACACACCAACTGATATAGGAAAGGAGCAAAGGCTGCCATACCAATAGAAGTAACAAAGTTGGCAAACTGGATATGCTCGGATATTATGCCAAGCCCGCTCATCATTTCGGTGCTATTCACCGAATAAACCCCGCCTACCGTAAGAATCGGCAGAAAGAAAAATAACAGAATGATAATACCCAACGGCTTGGGCATCCAACCATAGAAAGGATAATTTTTAGGATAAGAGGGCATCGGACTAATTAAAAATATAAATTAAAAATTATAAGGCACTGTATATAGACAGAAGAGGCGGAGGGATTAGAGTCTGGCTTTCACTACTACCATCATGCCTGCTGCTAACCGTTCGTTATCTTCTTTCGATAAATCGGTGAAATCGATTCGTACGGGAATACGTTGCTGAATCTTCACAAAATTACCTGCCGAATTATCCGTCGGCACTAATGAATATTTAGACCCGGTAGCTCCTGATATAGAGGTGACTTTGCCTTTAAACTCTTTATCGCTAATGGCATCTACTGTGACAAATACTTCCTGTCCGATATGCAGGTTCTCGATTTGTGTCTCCTTATAATTGGCAACGATCCATTTCTGGGTATCAGGAAGAATATAGGTGATGGTCTGCCCTGCCGAAATAAACTGTCCTTCCTCTAATGAACGACGGCCGAGTTTTCCGTCACAAGGAGCTATTACAACCGTATAGGAAAGATTCAACCGGGCCATTTCGAGCGCAGCTGTTGCTCTTTGAATAGCCGCTTCGGTATTCATGCGACGGTAGGACACTTCATCTACACCGGAAAGAGCTGCTTTTTTCTGCCTTTTCGTAGCTTCCAGCTTCTTACGCGTAGCTTCATAATCAGTGACAATCTGTTCAAGTTGGATAGGAGTAGCCGCATTTCGTTTCACGAGGTTCTCATATCGTTTCCGGTCTTTTTCCAGTTTCGCCAACCGTACTTCAATCTCGGCAATAGACGCATCGTAAACAGATGCTGTTGTCTGCGTGGTATTGAGTGTAGCATTGATGACGGTCGCACCGGCTTGCGCATCCTTCAAGGCAGCTTCAGCCTCCATTACGCGAATTTTATATTCACGATCATCCAGTACCAGCAAAGTATCTCCTTTATGTACCTCCTGATGTTCTGTAAAGTAGATTTTGTCAATGTAACCTGAAGCACGTAGATTGATAGGAGACACATATTGTTCTATTTGTGCATCGTTACTAGTCTCCGTCTGGCTATAATTCAAAAAAAGGCAGATCACTTCAATCACTCCCCAAACAATAATAGCCACTCCGAAAAGGCTGATAGCAATCTGCCAGCGACGAAGTTTCTTCATTTTTTTTGCTTTCTCCTGATGAGTAGCGGAAGGAAGGTTATTTTCCATTGTTTCCATATTTATGATTGTTATTTGCGTATTATTTGACTAATGATTCTATTTGTCCGGTTAGTTTAAGCAGCATCAGGTTAGTCACCCGATAGTTATAATGTGCGCTGATATAGTTGTTTTGAGCTTCGCTCATCTGCATTTCATCTTGCAGCACTTCCGTCATAGAAGCAATGCCTTCCCGGTAACGGTCGGAAGTGACTGCGTACACATCTTCGGCAAGCAAGTAGTTATCCTTCTGTTTCTTAAAGTTACGCTGATTGTTCATCAGGTCGTTCACAGCATTCAGATATTGAGTTTGCAGATTCTTCCGGGCATCTTCCCATGCCAGCCTTTTGTTCTCTATATCGATCATCGCCTTCTTTATTTTATAGGTTTTATCCAGTCCGTCGAAAATCGGAATACGCAAGGTTAGCCCCACTCCATAGGAACGAAACCATTGATTGGACGGACCGGAGTGGAACCAATGATAACCTTTATCCGTATATGCGGCATATCGCCAGCTGCCTGTCAGACTAAGAGAAGGGATATATCCATTAGTAATGATCTTCTTTTGTCGTTCCGCCAGTTGCACTTGCGATTGTGAGAGTTGAAGTTCATAGATATTTTCCGACAAGCCGGTCAGGGCTACCGTAGTAATGCTATCGGTATTTACCGGTGTCAGCGCGATTTCCTTTTCAGCCGGATAATCCATAATGTATTTCAGCATATTCAATTGCTGTTTCATCATTGCTTGTGCATTGTCATATTGCACCTTCAGATTTTCCAAATTGATATTGACTCTTTTCAGATCGACTTCCATAGACATTCCATTATCGAAGAAAGCCTGTGTAATATCTCTCAATTCTTCCAGACGGGTGATATTTGCTTTTATCAGCATGATTTGTTCGGCCGTGACCTGTCCGAGATAATACATCTTACTGATTTGAAGAATAACATCTTCCCTGGCTTTTCCATAAGACAGACGACTGATTTCTTCCATCACTTTAGCTATGGACATAGAAGTATAAAGAGTCTGATTGAAAAGCGGCATCTGCATTTCCAGTCCTGCATTAGCAGAATGTTGCAATGTTTTCGTTATATTATAGGGAACTCCGTAAGATGAACCGTCTGTGACTGACACCGGAGGATCAAAATTGTTATTATAACCGGCTATCGCATTAATTTGCGGCAGCAACTTCGAACGGTTTTCAGATACGCCATATTTACTTTTTTGTATTTCTTTACGTTTCCCTTCTAACGACAAGTTATTGTCAATACCAATGCGGAGGCAATCCTCTAATGTCAGAATCTCTACCTCCTGTGTTTTTCCGTTTAACACGAACAAGAAAAAAAAGGAAAAAATGAATAGTAGTCTTTTCATAATATATGCTCTATTATTGGCTACAAATTTAGCAGCTTATAGCATAATGAGACTATCCACAAACTATTTGTTTATATTCATATTTTCCTTTTTCAATGGGTAAATGAATGGACAGTCACTCTCATAGATAAAAACAAGAATCCTCTTTCAACCTATCACCTATATTATCAAACCCTTTATTCATCGTATATTCAGTATGGTAATAGGTTACTGTTGTAGTTTCAAGGCGGGGAACCTTCCTCCATCCTAAAGCATAATAGCATAAACCCATCGGACGAAGAAAAGTCAGGCATTTGATAGACAAATCTCCACCCTTAGTCGATTTTATTTTTATCTGCTCCAGTATCTACTTAGCTTTGAGATATTAAAACAAATAAAAGCAGTAAGAGAAATGAGAAAAAACATGAAATTGATAGGATTGGCAGTCAGCTTAACATGTTGTGCAGGTTTTATAAATGCACAAGAAGCCTATGAGCCGCAAGAAAGGCAGCAACAAGAAAAGCATCTTCCACGCAAAGTTCTGAATCCAGAGAAGGTAGCAATCCAGATGACAGAGCAAATGAATAAGTTGCTCCAACTGACAGATAAACAATATAAGAAAATATATAAGCTGAACCTGAAAGAGCAAAAAGCATTTTTCAAGGCTATGCAAAATTCGGATGACTATCGCCCACCAATGGGAGAAGGTCCCGGTATGCGGGGAGGACGTCCGCCAATGGGTGGAGGCCAACCGCCAATGATGGGAGAAGGTGGTTTCCCGGGCAGAATGGGAGGTGGTCCGATGATGAACAGAGATACCAATTCTGCCGACTCACAAAAGAAAGCCGCAGAAACCAAAGAAAAGAAAATAAAAAAGATTCTGACAAAAGAACAGTATGAGAAATGGCAGGCCGAACAAAATTCCGCACGTAAAAAAGCTTCTCAAAGAAGAATGCACAAAGATAATCATCCTGACAAGGGTCCGGATTTTGAACAAAAAAATCTCTAAAACATCACACTTAATATGTTTCTATGAACAGCGTTTGTTTTTCATAATTTTTTAGTGAATGTAAAGTAGCGGCTCTCTTCGTGAGGAAGAGAGCCGCCCTTATTTGATATGAGTTTGAAAAGTCCCTAAAAAGAAAATCACCTTTACTGCACAATATGTTGCAGCAAAGGTGATTTTTATAAGATCAAGGCTTTTGAACGATCTCTATTACATTTCGCTTAAGACTTCTTCGCTATCTTGCTCCGCTGCGTCCACGCAAGAACCATAACTCCGATCAGCAACAAAGCCAGTGCTGCATAAGCAATACTTTCCGTGACGTGTATGCTTTGCGGATCAAACCACATCTCGATGGTATGTTCCCCTGCCGGCATATTTATCGCACGCAAGATATAGTCTGCACGGGCAATATCCACCGGCTGGCCATCGATATTCACCTGCCATCCCGGATAATATATTTCAGAGAAAACAACAACTCCGTCTTTAGGAGTGGAGGCCTTATAAACCAAACGATTTGGCTCGTAACTGGTTAACTGGATGGTAGATAGTGAATCTTTATATCCTTCTGTCACACCTTTCAGCTGTTCTTTAAACTTCACATCCACTACGGCTGTTTCCGTTGGAAGAATATCGTTCAAAGCATCTATTTCTTCATTTGCATTATTTACATACTGCACCTTATCTACGAACCATGCATTACCGTATGCATAAGGATTCATGACAGGAACAGCCTGCCCTTGCTCTCCGGCAGGGAAAATGAAGTATTTGGTATTCAGCATATTCAGTACACGGAATTTAGAAGCATCCACACTGTCCATCTGTCCACCGGCAGTAGCCACAGCCTGATAAGTTTCTTTCATTTCGGGCACGATGTGATGGTCTATCATTTCCTGATAGCGGCGAAGTTTCGCTGCATGATAGCCACCGACACTCTTATGCCAATATGCTGTATTGTTTTCATTAAATGTATTACCGGGGAAACCGATGAAGTTCAGTACACGATAATTCGGAGTCGTATCCTGAAGAATAATCTCATCCGCCTGTGTTTTCACG includes:
- the pckA gene encoding phosphoenolpyruvate carboxykinase (ATP); this encodes MANLDLSKYGITGVTEILHNPSYDVLFAEETKPSLEGFEKGQVTELGAVNVMTGIYTGRSPKDKFFVKNEASADSVWWTSEDYKNDNKPCTEEAWADLKAKAVKQLSGKRLFVVDTFCGANEATRMKVRFIMEVAWQAHFVTNMFIRPTAEELANYGEPDFVCFNASKAKVDNYKELGLNSETATVFNLKTKEQVILNTWYGGEMKKGMFSIMNYMNPLRGIASMHCSANTDMEGTSSAIFFGLSGTGKTTLSTDPKRKLIGDDEHGWDNEGVFNYEGGCYAKVINLDKESEPDIYNAIKRDALLENVTVDANGKIDFTDKSVTENTRVSYPIYHIENIVKPVSKGPHAKQVIFLSADAFGVLPPVSILNPAQAQYYFLSGFTAKLAGTERGITEPTPTFSACFGAAFLSLHPTKYAEELVKKMEMTGAKAYLVNTGWNGSGKRISIKDTRGIIDAILDGSIDKAPTKVIPFFDFVVPTELPGVDPKILDPRDTYECACQWEEKAKDLAGRFIKNFAKFTGNEAGKALVAAGPKL
- the upp gene encoding uracil phosphoribosyltransferase; translation: MKVIDFGQTNSILNQYISEIRNVEVQNDRLRFRRNIERIGEIMAYEMSKEFKYSVKNIQTPLGIAPVSTPDNNLVISTILRAGLPFHQGFLSYFDGAENAFVSAYRKYKDTLKFDIHIEYIASPRIDDKTLIITDPMLATGGSMELSYQAMLTKGHPAEIHVASIIASQKAIDHIKNVFPEDKTTIWCAAIDPELNEHSYIVPGLGDAGDLAYGEKE
- a CDS encoding helix-turn-helix domain-containing protein, which translates into the protein MDSGQDRLLQFERDLLSGKNICSSEGIFVNFPPSLKKPFQMKGLGLIICHQGNFQFSLNQKKHFAGAGESLFIPEDGEFQVLQESEDMEVRILIYQIEPIRDIMGNLVVSMYMYSRLTPEEPSCVWSTGEEEEIVKYMSLLDNVLQSEENSFKLYEQKLLLLALTYRICSIYNRKLVNDGREVGGRKNEVFIHLIQLIEKYYMQERGVEFYADKLCLSPKYLSAVSKSICGYTVQELVFKAIIRKSISLLKNTQKDIQEISNAFGFPNASYFGTFFKKQVGVSPQQYRKNL
- a CDS encoding HlyD family secretion protein, giving the protein METMENNLPSATHQEKAKKMKKLRRWQIAISLFGVAIIVWGVIEVICLFLNYSQTETSNDAQIEQYVSPINLRASGYIDKIYFTEHQEVHKGDTLLVLDDREYKIRVMEAEAALKDAQAGATVINATLNTTQTTASVYDASIAEIEVRLAKLEKDRKRYENLVKRNAATPIQLEQIVTDYEATRKKLEATKRQKKAALSGVDEVSYRRMNTEAAIQRATAALEMARLNLSYTVVIAPCDGKLGRRSLEEGQFISAGQTITYILPDTQKWIVANYKETQIENLHIGQEVFVTVDAISDKEFKGKVTSISGATGSKYSLVPTDNSAGNFVKIQQRIPVRIDFTDLSKEDNERLAAGMMVVVKARL
- a CDS encoding TolC family protein is translated as MKRLLFIFSFFFLFVLNGKTQEVEILTLEDCLRIGIDNNLSLEGKRKEIQKSKYGVSENRSKLLPQINAIAGYNNNFDPPVSVTDGSSYGVPYNITKTLQHSANAGLEMQMPLFNQTLYTSMSIAKVMEEISRLSYGKAREDVILQISKMYYLGQVTAEQIMLIKANITRLEELRDITQAFFDNGMSMEVDLKRVNINLENLKVQYDNAQAMMKQQLNMLKYIMDYPAEKEIALTPVNTDSITTVALTGLSENIYELQLSQSQVQLAERQKKIITNGYIPSLSLTGSWRYAAYTDKGYHWFHSGPSNQWFRSYGVGLTLRIPIFDGLDKTYKIKKAMIDIENKRLAWEDARKNLQTQYLNAVNDLMNNQRNFKKQKDNYLLAEDVYAVTSDRYREGIASMTEVLQDEMQMSEAQNNYISAHYNYRVTNLMLLKLTGQIESLVK